In the Leptospira limi genome, one interval contains:
- a CDS encoding LIC10012 family protein, whose translation MSRFLSLHVIASLLIFFAFFPKNVYAKEISILPAYISGEVPPVLGSKREAGYELSRLSRHYLKRNFFTEITDPKLIENYLNETEWNEEADLKDQDFNSFCSEWDSHFVVQDQIDFGNPILVKTVIFNCKNLSKQIIQSKLISNFVMAYEKHNEKSFRFLPPRYYEKKSKNPVYYEINLFIDVHSSYAYYKKDIVKSLNSMYDQDGLYLGVTLVKKDKTLTIPPTKEHAEIKKIMEETGWQGSNQSESVLGALQGLKGKFSTGKKESRKLFLLLSSSVKDKSGSIIMALNDLRHMEIEPIILIPNHSDLSTIRELQRIGKASNSRIVGITDYQKIGTQDGYEYLYLNQFNVYSSQEELQFPFQWNQNNIKKYDASLVRAAVDVVTPYNLYMAYEKISEKRVLEKEEIKTDLESILRMESNSELLEKDRFQTVLVESKGEAIWIQLPYDVQVAKGKEYLIQTTFVLDPLSTWGIKNVPAETNLLKTNYSYPKTLMVKPSQAKKFLDVNKIREFNGYLQGTVSVIKKR comes from the coding sequence ATGTCTCGATTCCTATCTTTGCATGTTATTGCATCGTTGCTTATTTTTTTTGCGTTCTTCCCTAAAAATGTTTATGCGAAAGAAATTTCTATCCTGCCTGCTTATATTTCGGGAGAAGTACCACCTGTTCTTGGGTCAAAACGTGAGGCTGGTTATGAATTGTCCCGCCTTTCGCGACATTATTTAAAACGAAATTTTTTTACTGAAATCACTGACCCTAAACTAATAGAAAATTATCTGAATGAAACCGAATGGAATGAAGAAGCGGATCTGAAAGATCAGGATTTTAATTCCTTTTGTAGTGAATGGGATTCTCATTTTGTTGTCCAGGATCAGATTGACTTTGGAAATCCAATCCTAGTAAAAACGGTAATTTTCAATTGTAAAAATTTATCAAAACAAATCATCCAATCTAAATTAATTTCGAATTTTGTTATGGCGTATGAAAAACATAATGAGAAAAGTTTTCGATTTTTACCTCCTCGTTATTATGAGAAAAAAAGCAAAAACCCAGTTTATTACGAGATCAATTTATTCATCGATGTTCATTCATCATACGCCTATTATAAAAAAGACATAGTAAAAAGTTTAAACTCGATGTATGACCAAGATGGTTTGTACTTGGGTGTTACATTAGTCAAAAAAGACAAAACCCTCACTATACCTCCTACCAAAGAACATGCTGAAATTAAAAAAATTATGGAAGAAACAGGGTGGCAAGGATCAAACCAATCTGAATCTGTTTTAGGAGCATTACAAGGTTTAAAAGGTAAATTTTCGACTGGTAAAAAAGAATCTAGAAAATTGTTCCTTTTACTTTCCTCTAGTGTAAAAGACAAATCTGGTTCTATCATTATGGCACTCAATGATCTCCGTCATATGGAAATCGAACCAATTATCTTAATTCCAAATCATTCAGATCTTTCGACCATTCGTGAATTGCAGAGAATAGGGAAGGCAAGTAATTCCAGAATCGTTGGCATTACAGACTACCAAAAAATTGGAACACAAGATGGATACGAATACTTATACTTAAACCAATTTAATGTATATTCATCACAAGAAGAGTTACAATTTCCATTCCAATGGAACCAAAACAATATCAAAAAATATGACGCTTCTCTTGTAAGAGCAGCAGTGGATGTTGTCACTCCTTATAATCTTTATATGGCATATGAGAAAATCAGTGAAAAAAGAGTTTTGGAAAAGGAAGAAATTAAAACTGATTTAGAATCCATATTAAGAATGGAATCTAACTCTGAGTTGTTAGAAAAGGATAGATTCCAAACGGTACTTGTTGAGTCAAAAGGAGAAGCCATTTGGATCCAACTACCTTATGATGTGCAAGTAGCAAAGGGAAAGGAATACCTAATCCAAACTACCTTTGTATTGGACCCATTATCAACTTGGGGGATTAAAAATGTCCCAGCAGAAACTAACTTGTTAAAAACAAATTATTCTTATCCGAAAACTTTGATGGTAAAACCCTCTCAGGCTAAAAAGTTTTTAGATGTAAATAAAATTAGAGAATTTAATGGATATCTACAAGGAACAGTGAGTGTCATTAAGAAAAGATAA
- a CDS encoding L-threonylcarbamoyladenylate synthase, whose protein sequence is MIIYLHPENPEVRKLKQISERLKDGGIYIFPTDTVYAIIADAHSKTAVEKIYSIKKLPKDKPLSLLCKDISMASHFIEYLPNSAYRFMKRVTPGPFTFVLKANKNLPKPSIAHHKDKQIGIRIPDHIYLQELLKIHDSPLTSTSAFSNDEFIIDIDDLDAIYGNLVEGIVDGGIVKTELSTMIQINDDSIELIRAGKGYEEIKNEIHNLE, encoded by the coding sequence ATGATCATTTATCTCCATCCAGAAAATCCTGAAGTTCGCAAACTGAAACAAATTTCAGAAAGGTTGAAGGATGGAGGGATTTATATTTTCCCTACAGATACAGTTTATGCGATCATAGCCGATGCTCATTCAAAGACAGCAGTAGAAAAAATATACTCGATCAAAAAATTGCCAAAAGACAAACCTCTTTCCCTCTTATGCAAAGATATTTCAATGGCATCCCATTTTATCGAATATTTACCTAACTCTGCTTATCGTTTTATGAAACGTGTAACTCCTGGTCCATTTACATTCGTATTAAAAGCGAATAAGAATTTACCAAAACCCTCCATTGCCCATCATAAAGATAAACAGATTGGCATTCGTATTCCAGACCATATATATTTACAAGAGCTTTTAAAGATTCATGATTCTCCTCTTACCTCAACTTCGGCTTTTAGCAATGATGAATTCATAATTGATATAGATGATCTAGATGCAATCTATGGCAATCTCGTTGAAGGAATTGTGGATGGGGGAATTGTAAAAACAGAGTTATCCACCATGATCCAAATTAATGATGATTCAATAGAATTGATTCGAGCAGGTAAGGGCTATGAAGAAATTAAAAACGAAATTCACAATTTAGAATGA
- a CDS encoding SDR family NAD(P)-dependent oxidoreductase, which yields MNLFDVKGKTILITGASRGIGKSLALGFRDAGAIVYGAGSKPESIHWMEKEGIHGVVLDVRSESSAYEVIGQIKAKHGRLDTLINNAGIATNTPASGFKEDELQNIVQTNYVGVFRNCQAYYKHHKKEGGNIINVASVLGMVGSKLASVYSGTKGAVITLSKALAIEWCNNGYRVNVICPGLIDTDMTDMIKDKEFIMKQVLAGIPMGRLGKPEDILGAAIYLASDSSSYMTGQCIVLDGGLTAQ from the coding sequence ATGAATTTATTTGATGTAAAAGGTAAAACAATTTTAATTACAGGTGCAAGCCGAGGTATCGGAAAATCGTTAGCACTTGGGTTTCGTGATGCAGGAGCCATTGTCTATGGTGCCGGTTCCAAACCAGAATCAATCCATTGGATGGAAAAAGAAGGGATCCATGGTGTTGTCTTGGATGTGAGAAGCGAAAGTTCTGCCTACGAAGTCATAGGTCAAATTAAAGCTAAACATGGCCGATTGGATACTTTAATCAATAATGCAGGTATCGCAACAAATACACCCGCTTCTGGTTTTAAAGAGGATGAATTACAAAACATAGTTCAAACTAACTATGTTGGTGTTTTCAGAAATTGCCAAGCGTATTACAAACACCATAAAAAAGAAGGTGGAAATATCATCAATGTTGCATCTGTCTTAGGAATGGTTGGAAGTAAACTTGCATCTGTTTATTCAGGAACCAAAGGAGCTGTTATCACATTATCAAAAGCACTTGCCATTGAGTGGTGTAATAATGGATACCGAGTGAATGTGATTTGTCCGGGACTGATCGATACTGATATGACCGATATGATTAAGGATAAAGAATTTATTATGAAACAAGTATTAGCTGGAATTCCTATGGGTAGACTAGGAAAACCAGAAGATATTTTGGGAGCCGCTATTTATCTAGCTTCAGACTCTTCTTCCTATATGACAGGACAATGCATTGTCCTTGATGGGGGATTAACTGCTCAATAG
- a CDS encoding Maf family protein gives MFVLKSASPRRKQILSDLGFLFLIQPEHIDESQYENENPLQYLERMVHSKLGIHFEPNNLYLACDTIVVHKNEIFHKPVDGLDAFRILKYLSGKEHSVFSGAVIKHSSGTDFFFEETLIQFKDWNDSQIQTYIKEYKPFDKAGSYGIQDKNGPVKMWKGSYLNVLGFPFRSFLARHELWIHSWEDSFMRKD, from the coding sequence TTGTTTGTTTTAAAATCGGCATCTCCTAGAAGAAAACAAATCCTGTCTGATTTGGGTTTTTTATTCCTCATCCAACCCGAACACATAGACGAATCTCAATATGAAAATGAAAATCCACTACAATATTTAGAACGAATGGTTCACTCTAAACTGGGAATTCATTTTGAACCAAACAATCTTTATTTGGCATGTGATACGATCGTGGTCCATAAAAATGAAATTTTCCACAAACCTGTGGATGGATTAGATGCGTTTCGAATTCTCAAATACCTATCAGGAAAAGAACATTCAGTCTTTTCGGGTGCTGTTATTAAGCATAGTTCTGGAACTGATTTTTTTTTCGAAGAGACCTTAATCCAATTTAAGGATTGGAATGACTCGCAAATTCAAACTTATATCAAAGAATACAAACCATTTGATAAAGCTGGTTCTTACGGAATTCAGGATAAAAATGGACCCGTAAAAATGTGGAAAGGATCTTATCTGAATGTGTTAGGATTTCCATTTCGTAGTTTTTTGGCACGCCACGAACTTTGGATCCATTCGTGGGAAGATAGTTTTATGCGTAAAGATTAA
- a CDS encoding CapA family protein, producing MRIKFVGDLMCHSSQITSYLDVKTKTYDSFKSFEYVAESLQNANLTLGNLETTITEKSNEYSGYPRFGTPVGYLNGLKNAGFDILSTANNHSADKGSYGIDTTIQKVTEYNMIPIGSYVSPEDFQKRKDLIQDVNGIKIAIYNYTYSTNGIPVRDGRIVRILNEDQIRNDVKFAKEQGVHFIILWYHYGNEYDESPNHSQQKWVNIGMDAGADIIIGGHPHVVQKIDFHQDPNTNEDKLIAYSLGNFISAQNRQYTDGGIILSFVLEIGDQNQKRILNLESEPVWVNPRDYKIIPINKYRNFELPTKLPKHLEKRMYDFDSHIRKIPGLGINSF from the coding sequence GTGAGAATTAAATTTGTCGGTGATCTAATGTGCCATTCTTCTCAGATCACTTCTTATCTTGATGTGAAAACTAAAACATATGATTCCTTTAAAAGTTTCGAATATGTTGCAGAATCTTTACAAAATGCAAATCTAACATTAGGTAATCTAGAAACTACCATTACTGAGAAATCAAATGAATATTCAGGTTATCCAAGATTCGGAACTCCTGTTGGATATTTGAATGGTTTAAAGAATGCTGGTTTTGATATTTTATCTACTGCAAATAACCACTCAGCTGATAAAGGATCTTACGGAATCGACACCACAATCCAGAAAGTAACTGAGTATAATATGATTCCAATTGGTTCTTATGTTTCTCCTGAAGATTTCCAGAAACGAAAAGATTTAATTCAGGATGTTAATGGGATAAAAATTGCAATTTACAATTATACATATTCTACGAATGGAATTCCTGTTCGTGATGGGCGTATTGTCCGCATCCTAAATGAAGATCAAATTCGAAATGATGTAAAGTTCGCAAAAGAACAAGGAGTTCATTTTATTATCTTATGGTATCATTACGGTAATGAGTATGACGAATCTCCCAATCATTCTCAGCAAAAATGGGTCAATATTGGAATGGATGCTGGAGCCGATATTATTATCGGTGGCCATCCTCATGTTGTGCAGAAAATAGATTTTCACCAAGATCCTAACACGAATGAAGATAAACTTATCGCCTATTCTTTAGGAAACTTCATTTCAGCGCAGAACAGACAGTATACGGATGGAGGTATTATTTTATCATTTGTTTTGGAAATTGGAGATCAAAATCAAAAAAGAATACTCAATCTTGAAAGTGAACCTGTTTGGGTCAATCCACGCGATTATAAAATCATTCCGATAAACAAATACAGGAATTTTGAACTTCCAACAAAATTACCAAAACATTTAGAGAAACGGATGTATGATTTTGATTCACATATCCGCAAAATTCCTGGATTGGGAATCAATTCATTCTAA
- the holA gene encoding DNA polymerase III subunit delta, translating into METKKSQAREYNSLFQLFKTPGAQIPQFFAYAGEDSYEFELIVEHYRETLQKTLGDFEVILIVSESGEQAKLFAELFTPDMFYPRKLIIIKNATALFKPILDTKTTNEWKDFASGFRKNITSVSDEIYTLIHYDGKDVPKNLIDLFQGTLSFFKTKILYPNDYPKIFKEVCEQEQVHFEQNASEEFIHRIPANVGAYIKSVKKLKQYLHRSKFTIDDVNTVLFSQNELNTNVLVESLIQKRKVDFFKEFTKFNDQNSEILNFLTRLTYKLDEIRKIKVIRSRHNGEVPIPIMDELLKTSSFSEARKNFVRRQLVTDSANFTDKLLDQFYDIVIEMNIKFKSGLRDEEGKNYFIQKIMHLFSLLQDKSSN; encoded by the coding sequence ATGGAAACAAAAAAATCCCAAGCAAGAGAATATAACTCCCTTTTCCAATTATTCAAGACACCCGGAGCTCAAATTCCCCAATTCTTCGCTTATGCAGGTGAAGATTCTTATGAGTTTGAACTGATTGTGGAACATTACAGGGAAACTCTGCAAAAAACTTTGGGTGATTTTGAAGTCATTTTGATTGTATCGGAATCTGGCGAACAGGCCAAATTATTTGCAGAACTATTTACTCCTGATATGTTTTACCCAAGAAAACTAATCATCATCAAAAATGCTACTGCACTCTTTAAACCCATTTTAGATACCAAAACAACCAATGAGTGGAAAGACTTTGCCTCTGGTTTTCGAAAGAATATCACTTCTGTTTCCGATGAGATTTACACCCTCATCCATTACGATGGAAAAGATGTCCCTAAAAATTTAATCGATTTGTTCCAAGGAACTTTGAGTTTTTTTAAAACAAAAATCTTATACCCAAATGATTATCCAAAAATTTTTAAGGAAGTATGTGAGCAAGAGCAAGTTCATTTTGAACAAAATGCAAGTGAGGAATTTATACATAGAATTCCTGCAAATGTTGGTGCTTACATCAAAAGTGTAAAAAAATTAAAACAGTATTTACACCGTTCAAAATTTACAATCGATGATGTGAACACAGTGTTATTCAGTCAAAATGAATTGAATACCAATGTATTAGTTGAGTCTTTGATTCAAAAACGAAAGGTCGATTTTTTCAAAGAGTTCACTAAATTCAATGATCAGAATTCTGAAATATTAAACTTTTTAACAAGGCTTACTTATAAGTTGGATGAAATCCGAAAAATAAAAGTGATTCGTTCCAGGCATAATGGTGAAGTGCCTATTCCAATTATGGATGAACTTTTAAAAACTTCTAGTTTTTCAGAAGCGCGAAAAAATTTCGTAAGGCGTCAATTGGTAACAGACTCTGCTAATTTTACGGATAAATTATTGGACCAATTTTATGATATTGTGATTGAGATGAATATAAAATTTAAATCAGGTTTGAGAGATGAAGAAGGTAAAAACTACTTCATTCAAAAGATCATGCATTTGTTTTCTCTCCTTCAAGATAAATCTTCCAATTGA
- a CDS encoding alkaline phosphatase family protein, which produces MNNSVKEKLFILFAIGIYFILSSCKWEQDYKRAAFVSMQPDTDLILAPYPFNIFDREARDAITLSHYSKEEIKNILAEHELSWDQLNSDWNLDTEEEHFSKEVNYTSHYTQYSYDTEIPIWIYGPKWFENGVYSDEIFQQHIPSIYAKILNYKFINQIPLHAFNKIFKNTDVKPEIIVTIVVDQGGRQLYKAHKGSYPFLESLSSNSTYFKKGKVIHLESHTAVGHMAIGTGTFPKDAKIFSNEIYTYVEGKVNHRPVYQGMNKNFDLSELQSASFSDEWDLSQNNLPVIISHCYANRAAVGMAGHGKEYKQSESASQSVTPDADYVYWQDAKKLAWSTYSNAFQLPLASQKYNLYSFYLENKSSIKTHFDAKDPIDLLSKIHHFQASEFQVKMDGALFRDTIEETILKQNKHTDGITDLAYLTLKATDAVGHLYGWETHEAKQVLHATDKEIETIFEFLRKHYGDKFVLLITADHGAAPMPEISNGLFLTHETFFANVNELLPESERNKVSLINWVTHSQLSLNKDLMEQYNISEDMIIDKILSIKVKDRKFFRKIWRRNEIPNVSF; this is translated from the coding sequence GTGAATAATAGTGTGAAGGAAAAATTATTTATCTTATTTGCCATTGGAATTTATTTTATACTATCTAGTTGCAAATGGGAACAGGACTATAAACGCGCAGCTTTTGTTTCCATGCAACCTGATACAGATCTGATTCTTGCACCTTATCCGTTTAATATATTTGATAGGGAAGCAAGAGACGCAATCACTCTTTCACATTATTCAAAAGAAGAAATCAAAAATATCTTAGCAGAACATGAACTATCATGGGACCAGCTCAATTCTGATTGGAATTTAGATACTGAAGAGGAACATTTTTCAAAGGAAGTCAATTATACTTCTCACTATACACAATACTCATACGATACTGAAATTCCAATTTGGATTTATGGACCAAAATGGTTTGAAAATGGAGTGTATTCAGATGAAATTTTCCAACAACACATTCCATCTATTTATGCAAAAATCTTAAATTATAAATTTATAAATCAGATACCTTTACATGCTTTTAATAAGATTTTTAAAAATACAGATGTAAAACCAGAAATCATTGTTACGATTGTTGTAGACCAGGGTGGTAGACAACTCTATAAGGCACACAAAGGATCTTATCCATTTTTGGAGTCTTTGTCTTCAAATTCAACTTACTTTAAAAAGGGAAAAGTAATTCATTTAGAATCCCATACAGCGGTGGGACATATGGCGATCGGAACAGGAACTTTTCCTAAAGATGCAAAAATCTTCTCAAATGAAATTTATACCTATGTTGAAGGTAAAGTGAACCATCGACCAGTTTACCAAGGAATGAATAAAAACTTTGATTTAAGCGAATTACAATCTGCGAGTTTTTCTGATGAGTGGGATCTATCTCAGAATAATCTTCCAGTCATTATTAGCCATTGTTATGCGAATCGTGCTGCTGTTGGAATGGCTGGTCACGGTAAAGAATACAAACAAAGTGAAAGTGCAAGCCAATCAGTCACTCCAGATGCTGATTATGTATATTGGCAAGATGCGAAAAAATTAGCTTGGTCAACTTATTCCAATGCGTTCCAATTACCTTTGGCTTCACAGAAATATAATCTGTATTCATTTTATTTAGAAAATAAATCTTCAATCAAGACACATTTTGATGCAAAGGATCCAATTGACTTACTTTCAAAAATTCACCATTTCCAAGCTTCTGAATTCCAGGTAAAAATGGATGGTGCTTTATTTCGAGATACAATCGAGGAAACGATATTAAAACAAAACAAACATACAGATGGAATCACTGACTTAGCATATTTAACATTAAAAGCAACGGATGCTGTTGGTCACTTGTATGGGTGGGAAACTCATGAGGCAAAACAAGTTTTACATGCAACAGATAAAGAAATTGAAACAATCTTTGAATTTTTAAGAAAACACTATGGCGATAAATTTGTTTTGTTAATTACGGCTGATCATGGTGCAGCTCCAATGCCGGAAATATCCAATGGACTCTTTTTAACCCATGAAACATTTTTTGCTAATGTGAATGAACTTCTTCCTGAATCTGAAAGAAACAAAGTTTCGCTTATCAATTGGGTCACCCATTCGCAATTATCATTAAACAAAGATTTGATGGAACAATACAATATAAGTGAAGATATGATCATTGATAAAATTTTATCAATCAAGGTGAAGGATAGGAAATTTTTCAGGAAAATTTGGAGACGAAATGAAATACCGAATGTATCCTTTTAG
- a CDS encoding helix-turn-helix domain-containing protein, with product MSLRKDKANLEWITKGSDIEKIKKQWLEISNSTLPILIVGDRGIGKSFWIERSLEKRTIPDSSIISFDFSYSFSFEQNLDKIKSSKQNVTVVLDWLTKAKKEEIVLLQQWWKAEKYNEKSKVYLYWEIHSEEMEILNQKNIYSDFYEQFKSFRFELPNLKKRVSELPLFVYEFLSEANQSLNKKVSTLDEDFFVFFKNKIFNRNYTELKDLIFALVGFSSGKQLHWKQIPPHFFENSLSDLNILPGISLEQYEKEIIKANLIYTKGNREKAAKLLGISERNLYRKLHEFQLEDLS from the coding sequence GTGTCATTAAGAAAAGATAAGGCTAATCTTGAGTGGATAACGAAAGGTTCTGACATTGAAAAAATCAAAAAACAATGGTTAGAAATTTCGAACTCTACATTGCCTATCTTAATCGTTGGGGACAGAGGAATCGGTAAATCTTTTTGGATTGAAAGAAGTTTAGAAAAAAGAACTATTCCTGATTCTTCTATTATCTCCTTTGATTTTTCTTATTCGTTTTCATTTGAACAAAACTTAGATAAAATAAAGTCTTCTAAACAGAATGTAACGGTTGTATTAGATTGGTTAACAAAAGCCAAAAAAGAAGAGATCGTTTTGTTACAACAGTGGTGGAAGGCTGAAAAATATAACGAAAAATCAAAAGTATATTTGTATTGGGAAATTCATTCGGAAGAAATGGAAATCCTAAATCAAAAGAATATATATTCTGATTTTTATGAACAGTTTAAATCTTTTCGTTTTGAATTACCAAATTTAAAAAAAAGGGTTTCGGAACTACCACTATTCGTATATGAGTTTCTGTCTGAAGCGAATCAAAGTCTCAATAAAAAAGTATCAACTTTAGATGAAGATTTTTTTGTCTTTTTTAAAAACAAAATATTTAACCGAAATTATACGGAATTAAAGGATCTCATCTTTGCTTTGGTTGGATTTTCTTCCGGAAAACAACTCCATTGGAAACAGATTCCACCTCACTTCTTCGAAAATTCATTATCTGATTTGAATATCTTACCTGGCATTAGCCTAGAGCAATATGAAAAGGAAATCATTAAGGCAAACTTAATTTATACAAAAGGTAATCGAGAGAAGGCTGCAAAACTATTGGGAATTTCTGAGCGTAACTTGTATCGGAAATTACATGAATTTCAATTGGAAGATTTATCTTGA